The window ATTGGCAAGCTGGTCGCGGGAGGTACCAAGCTGCTCGCCATGCGGTGCGCCGGATACAACAACGTGGACATCCAGGAGACCTGCGGCAAACTCCATGTGGTGCGGGTTCCCGCGTATTCGCCGTATGCCATCGCAGAGCACGCCATGGCGCTCCTGCTTACGCTGGTCCGCAAAACCAACCACGCCTATGTACGGACAAGGGAATTCAACTTCTCCCTGGAAGGGCTTGTCGGCTTTGACTTGCACGGCAAGACGATTGGTGTGGTGGGGACCGGGAAGATCGGAGGGGTGTTCGCCACGATCGCTGGCGGCTTCGGCATGCGGGTGCTTGCCTACGACGCCTACCCGAGGAAAGATCTGAACGTTACTTATGTGACGCTGGATCAATTGCTCAAGGAAAGTGACATCATCAGCCTGCACTGCCCGTTGACCCCGGAAACCCGCCATTTGATCAACGCCCAGCGTATCGGACAGATGAAGGATGGCGCGATCATCATCAACACCAGCCGCGGAGCCTTGGTGGACAGTCAGGCGCTCTTGGACGCGCTCCGGTCGAAGAAGCTCGGAGGTGCCGCGCTGGATGTATATGAAGAGGAAAAGGAC of the Sphaerochaeta sp. genome contains:
- a CDS encoding 2-hydroxyacid dehydrogenase is translated as MTRMLFYDTKSYDKLYFDQLKKAFDVDITYVSVELNEQTVTMANGYEVVCAFVNATVNKPVIGKLVAGGTKLLAMRCAGYNNVDIQETCGKLHVVRVPAYSPYAIAEHAMALLLTLVRKTNHAYVRTREFNFSLEGLVGFDLHGKTIGVVGTGKIGGVFATIAGGFGMRVLAYDAYPRKDLNVTYVTLDQLLKESDIISLHCPLTPETRHLINAQRIGQMKDGAIIINTSRGALVDSQALLDALRSKKLGGAALDVYEEEKDLFYQDNSTKIMEDATLALLISMPNVLVTSHQAFLTNDALENIARTTLQNVKDWKDGKDLVNEVCVDCKEQGMPLKHPSK